The Euzebya sp. region CCAGCTTCTCGAGCTGACGGCCGGCCTGGCGGCGGGCCTCGGGGTTGCGCTGGCGCAGCAGCGGGGTGGCGAGCTGCTCGAACAGCGCGACCTCGCGGTCGACGAACTGGCGGTACATCCGCAGGTGCCGCGGCTCGAGGCCCAGGGCCAGCAGCTCACGTGCCGCGCGGCCGGTCAGCAGGTCGTCGGCGTCGAACGGGGCCGTCTCGTCGTCGGGGTCGCCGACGATGGCGTACTCGCGGAGGGCCCGGACCTGCCCGGACTCGAGCCCGGTGGCCTCGCAGTACTCCCGCAGCGACAGCTCGACCGGGGTGGTGGGTGCTTCGAGGAGCGCCGCCTCGCCGCTCGACGCGGTCTCGACGGCCTTCGCCATCTGCATGGCGACCTGGGTCGGCGTCAGCTCCTCCTCGTCGTCGCCGACCGACGGCACCAGCGTGGGGGGCGGCGTCGGGCCGGGGCCCTGGCCGGGCGCCTCGCCCGCGTCGAGGCGGTCCAGCTGCTCGCGGATGACCTTGAGCGGCAGGTAGTGGTCGCGCTGGGCGGTGAGGATGAAGCGCAGGCGGTCGACGTCGTCGTCGGAGAAGATCCGGTAGCCCGACTCGGTCCGGTCGGGGTAGATCAGGCCCTCGGACTCGAGGACGCGGATCTTCGAGATCGTGATGTCCTCGAAGTCCTCCTTCAGCTGGTTGAGGACCTCACCGATCGTGTAGCCCGTGGGGCCATCGGCACCCCGCCGCGGGTTCGTCGTGGCCATGGGCGCGCCTCAGCTGCCCTCGGCGGGGTGCGGCTCGCGGGCGGTCGCATCGGGGATGATGGCCTGCAGGCGGAACTTGCCGACCTGGACGTCGTCGCCGTGGGCGAGGGTCTGCTGCTCGGCCCGGGTGCCGTTCACGTAGGTGCCGTTCAGCGACCCGACGTCGGCGACCGCGAGGCCGGCGGGCGTGTGCCGGAACTCCGCGTGGCGGCGCGACACGGTGATGTCGTCGAGGAAGATGTCGGACTCGGGGTGACGTCCGACGGTGACGACGTCCTTGTCGAGGAGGAAGCGGGCCCCCACGTTCGGACCGCGGACGCTGACCAGCAGCGCGGTGCCGGGGCTCAGCTCACGCCGGATCCCCTCGATGTCCACGCGCTCGTCGGCACCCTCGCGGAGCTCCTCCACCGAGGTGGGCAGCATGCCGGTGGTGATGTCCTGCGCGGACGAGAGCGGGGTCCCGCACTGGGCGCAGAACTTCGACCCCTGGGGGTTCTTGGAGCCGCATTGGGTGCAGTACATCGGTGCTCGGCAGCCTACCAGCGGCGTCTGGCGCGGACGCACAACCGCTGCCGCGCGGCGGGGTGACCCGTGGCTAGGACTGCTCGACGAGCGCGGCGTAGTCCGCGGCGCTCATGAGCCCGTCGAGCGCGCTCGTGTCGGCCACCTGGAGGACCACCATCCACCCCTCGCCGTAGGGGTCGGAGTTGACCAGCTCGGGCGTCGACTCGAGCGCCGTGTTGCGCTCGACGATCGTGCCGGAGAGGGGTGCGAAGAGGTCGCTGACGCTCTTGGTGGACTCCACCTCCCCGAACGGCTGGCCGGCGTCGACCTCGGTGCCGCTGGCCGGCAGGTCGACGTAGACGACGTCGCCGAGCGCGTCCTGGGCGTAGTCGGTGATGCCGACGGTCACGCGGTCACCGTCGATCCTGACCCACTCGTGCTCCTCGGTGTAGCGCAGGTCCTCGGGGTTCACTCGGCTGCTCCTGTGGGGTGGGTGGCGGTGCTCGGGTCGTGGTCCTCCACCCCCGCAGCGCGGCGGGCGCGGAGCAGCGCCCACGCGGTGCGGGCGTACGACACCCCGGCAGCGTAGTAGGTGAGCAACCCGACCGTCGTGAACACCCAGCCGACGACCCCCCACGCGGCAGCGCCACCCCAGTCCATGTACCCGAGCATGAGGCCGGGCACCCCGATGAGGAGGCAGGCCGTCGCGAACTTCCCCAGCCGGCTGACCGCGATCGCCGAGGTGCCGCCGAACAGGGCCACCGCGGCCCCGAGGAGGACGACGTCGCGCGCGACGATCAACCCGATGACCCACCAGGGGAGGATCCCGACGGCTGCCATCGTCAGGCCCGCGGTCGCGAGCAGCGCCCGGTCGATCAGCGGGTCGATCAGCTTCCCCAGCCGGGTCACCTGGTCGAAGCGCCGCGCGACGTAGCCGTCGATCCAGTCGGTGGTGCCGACGACGACGAGGGTGAGGAACGCGAGGCCGTACGCCTCCGGCGCGATGACGAGCCACACGAACAGCGGCAGGCCGAGCAGCCGGACGAACGTGATGCCGTTGGCGACCGTCCAGACCCGGTCGTGGACGACCGTCGGGCGGTCCTCCCGTGTGCCCGCGTCGAACAGCCGCATGGGGCCATACTGGCACCCACCCGCCGTGCCGCCGCAGGTCCGGCGCGGCCACCGAGCAGCGGAGGTGCGACGAGATGGCGTTCTGGGACGACCTCAAGGCGATCTTCCGGCGCGAGGCGCGCGACGCCCGGGACTGGGCCGACGACGCGGTCGCCGACGGGAACCGCGCGCTGGACGACGCCGAGCGGCGCCTGTCGGCCAGCCCCGACGAGCGGCTCGCGGCCACGCTGTCCGACATCGAGGCACAGGACGACGCGTTCGAGGCCCTCCGGGCGAAGGCGGACGCCGCCACCGCGGGCGCCGACGCCCGTGGGGAGCTGGTGGAGGACGGGCCGGACGACCCCGCGGAGGGATGAGGGGTCGCCGTCCGGGCGTCAGGCGCCGCGGGCCGCTCGCGCCGATCGTCGGGCCGTGAGCCAGGTCACGAGGAAGAGGCCGACGAACATCACCGCGAGGGGGATGGCCGCCACGACGACGAACCCCTCGGCTCCCTGACCACCGGCGGCGACGGGGGCGACGGTGCCGAGGAACGTCATGCCGGTGCCGACCAGGGCGGCGACGAGCCCGGTGCCGGCCGGCGGCAGACGGGTGTGGGTGAGCGCGGCCGCTGCGGCGGCGAAGAGGCCGGAGCCGATCCCGAAGCCGAACCCGCCGAGGACGCCGAAGAGGAGCGCGAACGCCACGCCGGCCCCGACCAGCCCGTCGGTGAAGTCGGCGGGCAGCTCGGTGCCGACGGCGGGATCGATCTCGCTGCCGACCAGGCCGACGGCCACCGCGGCGAGGATCCCCGCGAGCAGGCCGACCGCGGTGGCGACGAGGATCGCCCACCCCCACACTACGAAGAACACCTTGACCCCCGACCACGGCCGAGGGCCGGTGAGCGGGATCACGGGCGGCGGCGGCCCCCACTGCGGGGTCGGCTCCCAGCCGGGGGGCGGGGATCCCGTCGGGGGTGACGGCGGCCACCGGTCGGGCGGTGGGGTGGGCGAGGACATGCTCGGCGAGCATCGCAGATCCGCGCCGTGTGCTGTTGCGGTTGTCGCAACGACTGGATCGCTGCGGGGGGAGGGGGTGCGGGCGTCACCGCTGTCCCGTGCCGCTCCAGCACCGACCGCTGGCCCCCGTCACCGGCCGGGGGAAGCTCGACCCAGGAGGACACCCCCGACCAGGAGCGCCGCCATGACCCACGAGATCCACGAGCGGCTCGACGAGTTGCTGGATGCCCACCGCGCCGCCTTGCACGACTGCCTGGACGGGCTCACCGAGGAGGAGGCGCGCCGGTCGCTGGTCCCCTCCCGCACCACGCTGCTCGGGTTGGTGAAGCACGCGACGTACGTCGAGACGTTCTACTTCGTCCACAGCGTCACCGGTGCGCCCCTGCGGGACCTCGGGGTGGCCGCGACCCCGGACCGATCGTTCGTCCTGACCCGGCAGGACACGACCGCCTCGATCCAGGCCGGCTTCCGCACGGCCTGCCAGCGGTCACGGGAGGTGCGGGCCCTGCGCGACCTGGTCCAGCACTGCGGCCATGCGGACATCCTGCGCGAGCAGGTCCTGGCTGCACGCCCACGGTCCTGACATATTCCTTTACAGGAATACGTCGTCTGCCTAGGGTCGGGGGCATGGACGCGACGACCTTCGCTGCCCTCGGTGAGCCGACCCGGCTCCGGATCGTCGAGCTGCTGCGCAGCGGGCCCTCCCCGGTCGGTCAGATCGCCGAGCAGCTCGGCATCCGCCAGCCGCAGGCCTCCAAGCACCTCGGGGTCCTCCGCGACGCCGGCGTCCTGGACGTCGAACCCGTGGCCCGCCAGCGCATCCACCGGTTGCGCGACGAACCGTTCATCGAGATCGGTGCCTGGCTCCGGACCTTCGAGCAGCAGTGGGAGGCCCGCCTCGACACCCTCGGCGAGGTCCTCCGCGCGATGGGGCAGGCGTCCGACCCACGAGACTGAAGGAGTACCCGATGTTGTTGGAGTTGCTGAAGGACAAGCAGATCACGTTCGAGCGGACCTACGCCGCGCCGATCGCCGACGTCTGGGCGGCGTGGACCCGTCCGGAGCTGCTCCGCCAGTGGTGGGGGGTCGAGAAGACCACGATCCCCGAGTGCGAGGTCGATCTGGCCGTCGGAGGTCGCATCCGCATCGTGATGGAGGCCGGCGAGGGCATGGGCAAGTACGCTGGCACCCGCTGGCCCCTCGAAGGCACGTTCACCGAGATCGACGCGCCGCACCGCCTGGTCTACGCCGCACGGTCCTGGACCGAGGGCGACGAGCGGTCGTCGATCTCCCACGTCAACGAGGTCGACATCCGCGAAGAGGGTGGCGCGACCGTAGTCAACCTCCGCATCGGCATCGAGGAGGTCGGCCCCGGCGTCAAGTCCAAGGTCGCGGTGCTCGGGATGAAGAGCGGCTACAAGGCCCAGTTCGACAACCTCGAGGGCCTGCTCGCCCGCTGACGTAGACGACGACGGCCCTGGTCGCCACCGCGGAATACCAGGAGCCAGCTGTCAGTCCAACGGCGTCCAGTCCGAGATCGCCGGCAGCAGACCAACGCTGTAGCCGCCCACATAGCCACTCTTCACATCCATCTCGAGGATGTCGACGCAGGGCGCACCGGCTGGTGGCACCGAAAGAGGTATCCGATCCTCGGCCACATCGACAGCATCGGGCCGGGCTTGCAGATCAACTGGTCAGGCCCTATCCCTGGGCCGACGCGATCTCGGTCAGCAGGGCGGGGCCTTCTGCGCTGGCTGCGTGGTGGAGCAGCGCGATGTCGACCTCGTCGATGCGGTGGTGGGCGAGGGCGTCGCGGATGCCTGCCAGACTGGACCAGGGTTCGGCCCCGGCGGACAGTCCGGCGGCGTGGGCGTGCGCCTTGGCGGCGTTGCCGGCCAGGACCCAGTACCGCTCGACCGCGCGCAGGCGCATGTCATCGGCGGCCAGCTGGTCGGCGGTCAGCCCGTCAGTGAGGGCGACGACCGAGCTGAGCGCGGCGATGACCGCCTCCACGTAGGTCACAGGGGCGATGTCGCCCAGCGTGCCGCTGCCGGGGTGCTGTCGAAGAACAGCCGGACGTGGTATCCGACGATCGCGTGCAGTTGCGTGGTGACGCGCCCCAACACCAGCAGGGATGGCGCGTCGCTGTGCACCACGACTGACCCGTCGTCGGCCATCCGTGGCTCGCGCAGCCCGGCATCCGCCAACACGTCCCGAACCGCCTCGGCGTGAACACGGACTTCGGACGCCGTCGCAGCGCGCTCAGCCTGACCGACACCCATGCCCACGATCCTAGCGCCGTCCAGCGGTCCCAGACACCGGTCCCGTGCCGGGTGGCCTGGTACGGCCCACCTCGTGGCCGGCCGGATACAGGACTCCAAACTGAACGCCGTGACACAAGAATGACACAAGACCCGTGTGTCAGGGGACCGATTTCGGCCCGTAAACGTACGCACGTCCGCCATGGCGGCTGTGAGGCCGAAGGGGTACAACGCGCCCCATGACACGACAAAGGCCCTGGTCAGCACCACTTGAGTGGAGCGACCAGGGCCCTCGTGCTGGTCGGGATGCGGGGATTTGAACCCCGGATCTCCGGTCCCCCAGACCGGCGCCCTAGACCAAACTAGGCCACATCCCGATGAGCCACCCGGGCGGCTCGGACGCCGGGAGCATAGCAGCCCTCCCCCGGCGCAGCCGAACCCCCGCTCAGCCGGTTCGGCCCACCCAGCGGTCTGCTGACACCTCGACCCCGTCGGCGCGGAGAAGCGGCCCCTGGACCGGCGCGTGGGTGCGGTACAGCCGGCCGGAGGCAGGGATCACGCGCCACCACGGCAACCCGTCGATGCGGCGCAGCACGTTCGCGACCGCCTGGCCGGCGCCGGGGTGGCCGGCCTCGTCCGCGACCTCGGCATAGGTCAGCACGTCTCCGGGCTCGAGGGCGGTGACCACCGCGACGACGGCCTGCTGGAACGACGTCAGCCGCGGGGGCGGGTCGGCGGTGTGCGAACCGGGCGGGGGCGGGGCGTCGGCGGGGTCGGTCGGGGGCATCGAGGTCCGGGGTCGAGGTGGCCGTCAGGTGCGGGACATCCCTGACGGGGAGAGTCCCGATGGTGCCGCGTCTCCCCGCGGCGGACCCTGGCGACATGCTCATCCCCTGGATCTCCGTCACCGCCATCGGCCTGTGGGCAGGCTTCCGACTCCACTCCCGCGCCGCCGGCACCCCACCGGTCATCGGCGCCGGCGTGGTCGGCGCCTGGGTCGGGTTCCTCGTCGGCGGGTTCGCCGGCGCGGTCTTCGACGTCCTCATGATCGGCGGCTTCTGGCCGTTCCTCTTCGGCCACGTGGGCGCCGCCGTCCTCGGACGCATCGCCGCGTCCAACCGGGCGCGGGCCGCCATCGGGGCCTGACCGCGTCGTCGTCGATCCCCGTCACGACCTTCCCTCGCCCTGGCCGCGGACTCAGATCTGAGCTGTAGCTCCGCCGACGCACCTGCTCCCCAGATCTGAGCCACAGGTCGCCGGATCGGAACCTCGGATCTGAGCCGTAGCTCCCGCCGGCGGACCCGATCCTCGGATCTGCGAGTCACGACACCGCATCCCTCATTGATATGCTTGAACCATGTCAATCAAGCCGGTGTTGTCCTCACTCCTCGTAGGCGTCGTCCTCCCCCTGGTCGCCGCCGGTGCGGTCCTCGCGGTCACCTGGGACGATCTCCCGGCGCAGGTCGCGGTGCACTGGGGTCCGGGCGGCCAGCCCGACGGGTTCGTCGACCTCGGACCTGCCCTCGTGGCCATCGCCGTGGGCCTGCCGCTGGTCGTGTACGTGGTGATGGCCGCGATCATGCTCACCGCGCCACCCAGCGCGCCCGGGATCCGGTGGCTCCGCGCCTTGCCCGCGGGGGTCTGCTGGTTCACGACCGCGGTCGTCATCCTGTCCGTGGCCGCCCAGGTGGGTGCCCAGGGCGCCGACACGCCGCTGCGGTGGTGGTGGATGGCCGCGGCGATCGGCTTGGGCGTGATCGGCACCGCGCTGACCGCTGCCGTCGTCCCGGGCGCCGCGCCCCTCCCCCACCGCGACGCGACGCCCCCACCCGACGCACCACGCCTGCCCACGTCCCCCGGGCAGGTCTGGTGGGCCGGCACCGCCCCGTCCGGTCGGGCGGTGCCGGTGATCGCCGTGCTGGTGCTCGTGCCCGGGATCGTGCTGTCCGTCGTCGGGGCGTGGTGGTCGCTCCTGCTGATCGCACCCGCCGCCCTGCTCGTGGCGATGTCGGCCGTCTTCCGCGTGACCGTCGGCGCTGAGCGCCTGGTCGTCGCCGGCGGGTTCGCCGGCTGGCCCCGCCTGCGCATCCCCCTCGACACCGTGGCCGCGGCCCGCGTGACGACCACGGGGGTGTGGGAGTGGGGAGGGTGGGGCCTGCGGATCCGCCCCCGCGGCACCGGCGTGATCACCCGCGCCGGCGAGGCGCTCGCGCTCACCCGCACCGACGGGTCGCAGGTGGTCATCACCGTCGATGACGCCGGGACAGCGGCCGCGGTGGTGAACACGCTCCTCGACCGCCACACCGGCGCCGACGACCACCCCGACGCCGACAGCGACCACGACGGGCGGCGCTGAGGTGCTGCTCCAGCTCGACGAGGGCGACCCGCGGCCGCTCTACGCCCAGATCGCCGCCGCGATCCGCCGCCAGGTCGCCGCCCGCGAGCTGGTCCCGGGCGACCGGCTGCCGTCAGGGCGCGACCTCGCCGAGGCGAGCGGCGTGACCCTCGAGACCGTCCAGCGGGCCTACCGGGTGCTGGTCGACGAGGGGGTCGTCGTCAGCCGTGTCGGGCGCGGGACGACCGTCGCCGACGGCGTGGACCCGGCGACCTTGTCCCTCGCCGACGAGGTCGACGCGCTCGTCCGCTCGGCCCGCGCGCTGGCCGTGGACCTCGACGACGTGCTGGCCGAGGTCCGACGCCGCTGGACGGCGCCC contains the following coding sequences:
- a CDS encoding DUF1648 domain-containing protein; amino-acid sequence: MSIKPVLSSLLVGVVLPLVAAGAVLAVTWDDLPAQVAVHWGPGGQPDGFVDLGPALVAIAVGLPLVVYVVMAAIMLTAPPSAPGIRWLRALPAGVCWFTTAVVILSVAAQVGAQGADTPLRWWWMAAAIGLGVIGTALTAAVVPGAAPLPHRDATPPPDAPRLPTSPGQVWWAGTAPSGRAVPVIAVLVLVPGIVLSVVGAWWSLLLIAPAALLVAMSAVFRVTVGAERLVVAGGFAGWPRLRIPLDTVAAARVTTTGVWEWGGWGLRIRPRGTGVITRAGEALALTRTDGSQVVITVDDAGTAAAVVNTLLDRHTGADDHPDADSDHDGRR
- a CDS encoding MerR family transcriptional regulator; the encoded protein is MATTNPRRGADGPTGYTIGEVLNQLKEDFEDITISKIRVLESEGLIYPDRTESGYRIFSDDDVDRLRFILTAQRDHYLPLKVIREQLDRLDAGEAPGQGPGPTPPPTLVPSVGDDEEELTPTQVAMQMAKAVETASSGEAALLEAPTTPVELSLREYCEATGLESGQVRALREYAIVGDPDDETAPFDADDLLTGRAARELLALGLEPRHLRMYRQFVDREVALFEQLATPLLRQRNPEARRQAGRQLEKLAGLTSRMKRSLLSRELRRYVRGA
- a CDS encoding SRPBCC domain-containing protein, whose translation is MLLELLKDKQITFERTYAAPIADVWAAWTRPELLRQWWGVEKTTIPECEVDLAVGGRIRIVMEAGEGMGKYAGTRWPLEGTFTEIDAPHRLVYAARSWTEGDERSSISHVNEVDIREEGGATVVNLRIGIEEVGPGVKSKVAVLGMKSGYKAQFDNLEGLLAR
- a CDS encoding CDP-alcohol phosphatidyltransferase family protein → MRLFDAGTREDRPTVVHDRVWTVANGITFVRLLGLPLFVWLVIAPEAYGLAFLTLVVVGTTDWIDGYVARRFDQVTRLGKLIDPLIDRALLATAGLTMAAVGILPWWVIGLIVARDVVLLGAAVALFGGTSAIAVSRLGKFATACLLIGVPGLMLGYMDWGGAAAWGVVGWVFTTVGLLTYYAAGVSYARTAWALLRARRAAGVEDHDPSTATHPTGAAE
- a CDS encoding MGMT family protein, which translates into the protein MPPTDPADAPPPPGSHTADPPPRLTSFQQAVVAVVTALEPGDVLTYAEVADEAGHPGAGQAVANVLRRIDGLPWWRVIPASGRLYRTHAPVQGPLLRADGVEVSADRWVGRTG
- a CDS encoding FHA domain-containing protein, with translation MYCTQCGSKNPQGSKFCAQCGTPLSSAQDITTGMLPTSVEELREGADERVDIEGIRRELSPGTALLVSVRGPNVGARFLLDKDVVTVGRHPESDIFLDDITVSRRHAEFRHTPAGLAVADVGSLNGTYVNGTRAEQQTLAHGDDVQVGKFRLQAIIPDATAREPHPAEGS
- a CDS encoding ArsR/SmtB family transcription factor, with protein sequence MDATTFAALGEPTRLRIVELLRSGPSPVGQIAEQLGIRQPQASKHLGVLRDAGVLDVEPVARQRIHRLRDEPFIEIGAWLRTFEQQWEARLDTLGEVLRAMGQASDPRD
- the gcvH gene encoding glycine cleavage system protein GcvH, with product MNPEDLRYTEEHEWVRIDGDRVTVGITDYAQDALGDVVYVDLPASGTEVDAGQPFGEVESTKSVSDLFAPLSGTIVERNTALESTPELVNSDPYGEGWMVVLQVADTSALDGLMSAADYAALVEQS
- a CDS encoding DUF664 domain-containing protein, giving the protein MTHEIHERLDELLDAHRAALHDCLDGLTEEEARRSLVPSRTTLLGLVKHATYVETFYFVHSVTGAPLRDLGVAATPDRSFVLTRQDTTASIQAGFRTACQRSREVRALRDLVQHCGHADILREQVLAARPRS
- a CDS encoding GntR family transcriptional regulator produces the protein MLLQLDEGDPRPLYAQIAAAIRRQVAARELVPGDRLPSGRDLAEASGVTLETVQRAYRVLVDEGVVVSRVGRGTTVADGVDPATLSLADEVDALVRSARALAVDLDDVLAEVRRRWTAPS
- a CDS encoding HepT-like ribonuclease domain-containing protein, with translation MTYVEAVIAALSSVVALTDGLTADQLAADDMRLRAVERYWVLAGNAAKAHAHAAGLSAGAEPWSSLAGIRDALAHHRIDEVDIALLHHAASAEGPALLTEIASAQG